Proteins encoded within one genomic window of Nonomuraea gerenzanensis:
- a CDS encoding glycoside hydrolase family 78 protein, with protein sequence MLNVTAPAFEHHREPLGIGESAPRLSWTVTTDTAGWTQAAYEIELGDGTTTGVVESAESVLVPWPGTPLGSRERRGARVRVHGADGSASDWSPWSHVEAGLLDPADWRASAAAPSPELLGVPDGPALLLRRDFTVRGPVARARLYVTAHGTFEAELNGQVIGEEVLAPGWTSYHHRLRYRTHDVTDLLSQGANTIGATLADGWYRGRVGFLGGKTDIYGDRTALIAQLEITYEDGSTDLVVTDEHWRCGTGPVTSASLYDGEKYDARLHPAGWSSPGFDDSAWSPADALTHDPALLVAPTGPPVRRTQTLPPKQVLTGPNGETILDFGQNLVGRLRIRVQGPAGHTVTLRHAEVLENGALAIRPLRHAAALDQYTLRGDAEPETYEPRFTTHGFRYAQIDGCDPADVVAVVCHTDMRPIGTFECSDPLLNRLHDNVVWSMRGNYVDLPTDCPQRDERLGWTGDIQVFAPAAAFLYDCAGPLSSWLADLAAEQAAVGTVPHYVPWVPLVFGVSPTAAWGDAAVLVPWVLYQRTGDLGLLRSQYASMTAWVDQVASLTRDHLWDQGFQFGDWLDPAAPPDDPGKARTDHALVATAYHAWSARVVADTAALLGHPADAARYAALAEDVRAAFRREFVTPSGRLTCDTQTAYALALTVDLLDGPGQRERAGRRLVELVAADDHRIGTGFVGTPLICDALCSVGAYDTAYRLLTQRGCPSWLYPVTMGATTIWERWDSMLPDGSVNPGEMTSFNHYALGAVADWMHRTVAGLAPAEPGYRRIAVRPRPGGGLTSAHATHLTPYGEAEVSWQRDGDRLTVTVRVPQNTTALVELPGEPAVETGPGRHVFHCSV encoded by the coding sequence TTGCTCAACGTCACCGCGCCCGCCTTCGAGCACCACCGCGAGCCGCTCGGCATCGGCGAAAGCGCGCCCCGCCTGTCCTGGACCGTCACCACCGACACCGCCGGCTGGACCCAGGCCGCCTACGAGATCGAGCTCGGCGACGGCACCACCACCGGCGTCGTCGAGTCGGCCGAGTCGGTGCTCGTCCCGTGGCCGGGCACGCCGCTGGGCTCGCGTGAGCGGCGTGGCGCGCGGGTGCGCGTGCACGGCGCCGACGGCTCGGCCAGCGACTGGAGCCCGTGGTCGCACGTGGAGGCCGGCCTGCTGGACCCGGCCGACTGGCGGGCCTCGGCCGCCGCGCCGTCGCCGGAGCTGCTGGGCGTGCCCGACGGCCCCGCGCTGCTGCTGCGCCGCGACTTCACCGTGCGCGGCCCCGTCGCGCGGGCCCGCCTGTACGTCACCGCGCACGGCACCTTCGAGGCCGAGCTGAACGGCCAGGTCATCGGCGAGGAGGTGCTCGCCCCCGGCTGGACCAGCTACCACCACCGCCTGCGCTACCGCACCCACGACGTCACCGACCTGCTGAGCCAGGGCGCCAACACGATCGGCGCCACCCTCGCCGACGGCTGGTACCGCGGCCGGGTCGGCTTCCTCGGCGGCAAGACCGACATCTACGGCGACCGCACCGCGCTCATCGCCCAGCTGGAGATCACCTACGAGGACGGCAGCACCGACCTGGTCGTCACCGACGAGCACTGGCGCTGCGGCACCGGCCCCGTCACCTCCGCCAGCCTGTACGACGGCGAGAAGTACGACGCCCGCCTGCACCCGGCCGGCTGGTCGAGCCCCGGCTTCGACGACTCGGCCTGGTCGCCCGCCGACGCGCTCACCCACGACCCGGCGCTGCTGGTCGCCCCGACCGGCCCGCCCGTCCGCCGCACGCAGACGCTGCCCCCGAAGCAGGTGCTGACCGGCCCGAACGGCGAGACGATCCTCGACTTCGGCCAGAACCTCGTCGGCCGCCTGCGCATCCGCGTCCAGGGCCCGGCCGGGCACACCGTGACCCTGCGCCACGCCGAGGTGCTGGAGAACGGCGCCCTGGCCATCCGCCCGCTGCGCCACGCCGCCGCGCTCGACCAGTACACGCTGCGCGGCGACGCCGAGCCGGAGACCTACGAGCCGCGCTTCACCACCCACGGCTTCCGCTACGCCCAGATCGACGGCTGCGACCCGGCGGACGTGGTGGCGGTGGTCTGCCACACCGACATGCGGCCGATCGGCACGTTCGAGTGCTCCGACCCGCTGCTGAACCGGCTGCACGACAACGTCGTCTGGAGCATGCGCGGCAACTACGTCGATCTGCCCACCGACTGCCCGCAGCGCGACGAGCGGCTCGGCTGGACCGGCGACATCCAGGTCTTCGCCCCCGCCGCCGCGTTCCTCTACGACTGCGCGGGCCCCCTGTCGTCGTGGCTGGCCGACCTGGCCGCCGAGCAGGCGGCGGTGGGCACGGTGCCGCACTACGTGCCGTGGGTGCCGCTGGTGTTCGGCGTCTCCCCCACCGCGGCCTGGGGCGACGCCGCCGTGCTGGTGCCGTGGGTGCTCTACCAGCGCACCGGCGACCTCGGCCTGCTGCGCTCCCAGTACGCCAGCATGACCGCGTGGGTGGACCAGGTGGCGTCGCTGACCAGGGACCACCTGTGGGACCAGGGCTTCCAGTTCGGCGACTGGCTCGACCCCGCCGCTCCCCCGGACGACCCCGGCAAGGCCCGCACCGACCACGCGCTCGTCGCCACCGCCTACCACGCCTGGTCGGCCCGCGTCGTGGCCGACACGGCCGCGCTGCTCGGCCACCCGGCCGACGCCGCCCGCTACGCCGCCCTGGCCGAGGACGTGCGCGCAGCCTTCCGCCGCGAGTTCGTCACCCCGTCGGGGCGGCTGACCTGCGACACGCAGACCGCCTACGCCCTGGCGCTGACGGTGGATCTGCTGGACGGGCCCGGGCAGCGCGAGCGTGCCGGACGGCGGCTGGTCGAGCTGGTCGCCGCCGACGACCACCGCATCGGCACCGGCTTCGTGGGCACCCCGCTCATCTGCGACGCGCTGTGCTCCGTCGGTGCGTACGACACCGCGTACCGGTTGCTGACCCAGCGCGGGTGCCCGTCGTGGCTGTATCCGGTGACGATGGGCGCCACCACGATCTGGGAGCGCTGGGACAGCATGTTGCCCGACGGCTCCGTCAACCCGGGCGAGATGACCTCGTTCAACCACTACGCGCTCGGCGCCGTCGCCGACTGGATGCACCGCACGGTCGCCGGGCTGGCCCCGGCCGAGCCCGGCTACCGCAGGATCGCCGTCCGCCCCCGGCCCGGCGGCGGCCTCACCTCCGCCCACGCCACCCACCTCACCCCGTACGGCGAGGCCGAGGTGTCCTGGCAGCGCGACGGGGACCGGCTGACGGTCACCGTCCGTGTCCCGCAGAACACGACCGCCCTCGTCGAGCTGCCCGGCGAGCCCGCCGTCGAGACCGGCCCCGGACGGCACGTCTTCCACTGCTCCGTCTGA
- a CDS encoding carbohydrate ABC transporter permease, protein MRTLKRFGAESVAFVLATAIFLVPFALMLLTAVKDPKQAIDLDFAWPTSWPVVENLVAVVEARDYVLLRAYVNSTIITVASVALLVVFAAMAAFVLQRRPGKVARLADFLVLSGLIIPPAVVPTIWLLQALGLFKTLPGMILAEVAFNLSFAMLLFRAFIAAIPRELDEAAQIDGCSGLRLFFRVIFPLLRPVTITVILVSSVNIFNDFVNPLYLLPGDDNATVQVTLYNFQSQYNTQWNLLFMDIVLIMIPPLVLFVFFNRKIVAGMTAGAVKG, encoded by the coding sequence ATGAGAACGTTGAAGAGGTTCGGCGCCGAGTCGGTCGCGTTCGTCCTGGCCACCGCGATCTTCCTGGTGCCGTTCGCGCTCATGCTGCTGACCGCGGTCAAGGACCCGAAGCAGGCCATCGACCTGGACTTCGCCTGGCCGACGAGCTGGCCGGTGGTGGAGAACCTCGTGGCCGTCGTGGAGGCGCGCGACTACGTGCTGCTGCGTGCCTACGTCAACAGCACGATCATCACCGTCGCCTCCGTGGCGCTGCTCGTCGTCTTCGCCGCCATGGCCGCCTTCGTCCTGCAGCGCCGCCCCGGCAAGGTCGCCAGGCTGGCCGACTTCCTGGTGCTGTCGGGGCTGATCATCCCGCCCGCGGTGGTGCCGACCATCTGGCTGCTGCAGGCGCTCGGGCTGTTCAAGACGCTGCCCGGGATGATCCTGGCCGAGGTCGCCTTCAACCTGTCGTTCGCGATGTTGCTGTTCCGCGCGTTCATCGCGGCCATCCCGCGCGAGCTGGACGAGGCCGCTCAGATCGACGGCTGCAGCGGCCTGCGGCTGTTCTTCCGGGTGATCTTCCCGCTGCTGCGGCCGGTCACCATCACGGTCATCCTGGTCAGCTCGGTCAACATCTTCAACGACTTCGTCAACCCGCTCTACCTGCTGCCCGGCGACGACAACGCCACCGTGCAGGTCACGCTCTACAACTTCCAGAGCCAGTACAACACCCAGTGGAACCTGCTGTTCATGGACATCGTCCTGATCATGATCCCGCCGCTGGTGCTGTTCGTCTTCTTCAACCGCAAGATCGTCGCCGGCATGACCGCCGGCGCCGTCAAGGGCTAA
- a CDS encoding carbohydrate ABC transporter permease translates to MTKQETGPRTGPGPAPGHARPSVRRKSAYPYALYLPAGIVFLVIFLVPTVMAFYFALTRWTLFDSEFVGLQNFQDFLAEQNLRIGFQNTIVYAVVTSGLKVVLGLLLGVLLTSKLRLRGFLRSVVFFPTLVSTVAVGITFAMLLKPQTGLVNQALALVGVDGRDWLGDATTALLSVALVDVWKGVGLATVIYIAGIMSIPQEYYQAVAVDGGGAWHRFRHVTLPLSWPATYSVIILSFIGGLRSFDLIWTMTRGGPGFTSDTIASIIYKQYQAGFFGLSTAGNVILFLVVTAIAVPLNYYLGKRQVAA, encoded by the coding sequence GTGACCAAGCAGGAAACCGGGCCCCGCACGGGGCCCGGCCCGGCACCGGGGCACGCCCGTCCGAGCGTCAGGCGCAAGTCGGCCTACCCCTACGCGCTGTACCTGCCGGCCGGGATCGTCTTCCTGGTGATCTTCCTGGTGCCGACGGTGATGGCGTTCTACTTCGCGCTCACCCGCTGGACCCTGTTCGACAGCGAGTTCGTCGGCCTGCAGAACTTCCAGGACTTCCTGGCCGAGCAGAACCTGCGCATCGGCTTCCAGAACACCATCGTCTACGCGGTCGTCACGTCCGGCCTCAAGGTCGTGCTCGGGCTGCTGCTCGGCGTGCTGCTCACCTCGAAGCTACGGCTGCGCGGGTTCCTGCGCTCGGTGGTGTTCTTCCCGACGCTGGTCTCCACGGTCGCGGTCGGCATCACCTTCGCCATGCTGCTCAAGCCGCAGACCGGCCTGGTCAACCAGGCGCTGGCGCTGGTCGGCGTGGACGGCCGCGACTGGCTCGGCGACGCCACCACCGCGCTGCTGTCGGTGGCGCTGGTGGACGTGTGGAAGGGCGTGGGCCTGGCCACCGTGATCTACATCGCCGGCATCATGTCGATCCCGCAGGAGTACTACCAGGCCGTGGCCGTGGACGGGGGCGGCGCCTGGCACCGCTTCCGGCACGTCACGCTGCCGCTGAGCTGGCCGGCCACCTACTCGGTGATCATCCTGTCGTTCATCGGCGGCCTGCGCTCCTTCGACCTGATCTGGACGATGACCCGCGGCGGCCCCGGCTTCACCAGCGACACCATCGCCTCGATCATCTACAAGCAGTACCAGGCCGGCTTCTTCGGCCTGTCCACGGCCGGGAACGTGATCCTCTTCCTCGTCGTCACGGCCATCGCCGTGCCGCTCAACTACTACCTCGGCAAGAGGCAGGTGGCCGCATGA
- a CDS encoding ABC transporter substrate-binding protein produces MTGAVLAVLAMAALSSCGSSSGAGSEPAADGSVTLKFLIDNSQATVDTAKALTEAFMKANPTITIETETRPGGSEGDNIIKTRLSTGDMSDVFWYNSGSLLQALNPAQTLVDLTGDPVLANVQKDFLPVVSQDGKAYGVPGGTAMGGGILYNRKVYEQLKLEVPKTWANFMANNEKIKAAGIAPVIGTFKDTWTSQLFVLGDYYNVQAAAPDFAQKYTANQAKFATTPAAKAGFDHLAEVHAKGFMQEGFGSATNDQGMKMLVEGKGAHYPMLSAQLPPLVSTLPQAATDVGFFGIPGTDAAKNGATIWEPAGIYIARTTENLDAAKKFLAFVASPAGAEATNAVVQPAGPYRIAGAKLPEDAIQVAKDLQVYVDEGRTAPALEFVSPVKGPSLEQITVAVGSGLTPPAEGAAQYDKDVEKQAKQLGLAGW; encoded by the coding sequence ATGACGGGAGCGGTCCTGGCCGTTCTCGCGATGGCGGCCCTGAGCTCGTGCGGATCAAGCTCGGGCGCCGGCTCGGAGCCCGCCGCCGACGGCTCGGTCACCTTGAAGTTCCTCATCGACAACAGCCAGGCCACCGTGGACACCGCCAAGGCGCTCACGGAGGCCTTCATGAAGGCCAACCCCACGATCACCATCGAGACCGAGACGCGGCCAGGAGGCAGCGAGGGCGACAACATCATCAAGACCCGGCTCTCGACGGGCGACATGTCGGATGTGTTCTGGTACAACTCCGGCTCGCTGCTGCAGGCGCTCAACCCGGCGCAGACCCTGGTCGACCTGACCGGCGACCCGGTGCTGGCCAACGTGCAGAAGGACTTCCTGCCCGTGGTGAGCCAGGACGGCAAGGCGTACGGCGTGCCGGGCGGCACCGCCATGGGCGGCGGCATTCTCTACAACCGCAAGGTCTACGAGCAGCTCAAGCTGGAGGTGCCGAAGACCTGGGCCAACTTCATGGCCAACAACGAAAAGATCAAGGCGGCCGGCATCGCGCCGGTGATCGGCACGTTCAAGGACACCTGGACCTCGCAGCTCTTCGTCCTCGGCGACTACTACAACGTGCAGGCCGCCGCGCCGGACTTCGCCCAGAAGTACACGGCCAACCAGGCCAAGTTCGCCACCACCCCGGCCGCCAAGGCGGGCTTCGACCACCTGGCGGAGGTGCACGCCAAGGGCTTCATGCAGGAGGGCTTCGGCTCGGCCACCAACGACCAGGGCATGAAGATGCTGGTGGAGGGCAAGGGCGCGCACTACCCGATGCTGAGCGCCCAGCTTCCGCCGCTGGTCTCCACCCTGCCGCAGGCGGCCACCGACGTGGGCTTCTTCGGCATCCCGGGCACCGACGCGGCCAAGAACGGCGCGACCATCTGGGAGCCGGCCGGCATCTACATCGCCAGGACCACCGAGAACCTGGACGCGGCCAAGAAGTTCCTGGCCTTCGTGGCCTCACCGGCGGGCGCCGAGGCCACCAACGCGGTCGTCCAGCCCGCCGGTCCGTACCGGATCGCGGGCGCCAAACTGCCCGAGGACGCCATCCAGGTGGCCAAGGACCTCCAGGTGTACGTGGACGAGGGCCGCACGGCCCCGGCGCTGGAGTTCGTCTCGCCGGTCAAGGGCCCGTCGCTGGAGCAGATCACCGTCGCCGTCGGCTCCGGGCTGACGCCGCCCGCCGAGGGGGCCGCCCAGTACGACAAGGACGTGGAGAAGCAGGCCAAGCAGCTGGGGCTCGCGGGGTGGTGA